The genomic stretch CTGGGGGAGACTCAGTGGGACCACAACATTGGCTGAAGGGGTTACACAACATGACCTGAAGGGGTGCTCCAGCCCAGGCTACATGGGTCTGATACACCTTCCCCAAAATAGGCCTGACTTGTCCTGCCTGGTCCTCCTGCCCCTAGGAGTCTGTCAGGAAGTTATGTCTGGTCATCTGATTTATAATAGGAAgcagctccatcccctcccctgaGGCTGGGGCCAAGGTGGTCAGACTGTAGGGGccttagaaaaataaactcagtcCAGCCGGGTCCtggcagccctgccctgcccatccCTAGACAGGCCAGCTCCATGCCCTGGCCCAGCTTGCGTGGGCACAGCTGCCCTGAGCCAGAAAACCACTCCTGGAATAACTCTGTCTGAGGTGAACACGCCGGGGCAAGGTCTGTGCCCTCTTTCATGCTCTCACAGCCAGGAGCAGCCCTGGCTTGTCCTCAGGGAGGTTGAGGAGGATGCAGCCATGTCCTCCAGGGTCTGAGGTGCTCTCAGAAGCCTGGGGAGGAGAAACTAGGATGCACAGGAGCCCAGAGGCCTGAGTTAGAAGCACAGGACACCCTCCAGGAGGCTGTAGCTTGAGTCATGGTCCAGCCCACTGCCTGCCCTCCAGGACCTCTCAGTCTAGTCAGAAAGACCCCCCAGAACCAGGACTGGTAACACAATATACGGggccagtgcaaaatgaaattgTGAGCCCCtctgttcaaaaattattaagaatttcaagaaagTGACAGCAGAATAACAAACCAAGCACAAGGCCCTCCTGAAAGTGGGCCTACTATGTGAAGCCAGCCCGGCTCAGGAAAGATATTTTGAAAATCCCAGATCCCACAGGGGTTTTGCCAAAATGTGGAGCCTCCTGAGAGGGTCTCTTGGGTAGGACACACATAGGTAGACGGAGACAGGCCTGAAATTTGGGAACCATTCCTGGGGTGTCTGAGCTCTGGCTCTTACCAAGCCTGCTCTGTCCTACCCGTAGTTATCACTCTTTGCTGTGTCTTCAACTGCCGCGTGCCACGGACCCGGAAGGAGATTGAAGCCCGGTACCTACAGCGAAAGGCAGCCAAGATGTACACGGACAAACTAGAGACTGTGCCACCCCTCAATGAGCTCACAGAAATCCCTGGAGGTGAGCaggcctggcccccagccccgccaCCCTCCGACCCTGCCACGCTGGCCAGTTCCTCAATCCTGCCACCCAGAGTTGCCCTATTCCTCCCCTCCACCTGGTTCAGGGAGGGGATCCAGCCATGTTTCTGGAGACCAGAGCAAAGAAATGGGGCAGAGTGAGAGGCAGGGAAAACAAGGAGCTATTCCGCAGGTAGGAGAGGAttggaaggaagaaggaatgaaGGGCTGGACTGGGAGGCTGTGGTGCAGGCCCTAGGATCCTGTCTCGCTCACGTTGCACCCTTTTTCCTCTGCTCCACAGAcgataagaagaagaagaagaagaaggacagTGTGGATACAGTGGCCATCAAGGTAGAGGAGGATGAGAAGAATGAggccaagaagaagaaagaagagaaatgaggaGAGCTTCCTGGAGGTGGAGGCTGGGGCTAGCCGGCCCTGGGGCTCATAGTCCTGGCCAGAGTCCAGACATCTTAGACTCCAAGCTCATACATGGACCATAGAGGTTGCAGAACACCCTCTCCCTGCTCAGAGGGGGTTGCTGAGGCCCAGGACCCTGTCCTAGAGCCTACTGGGGCAAGGATATGACTGCACCAGGTGTGCTGCCTGCCAGCCTGGACTCCACTCCTTTCACGCCATCCACGTGGTCGCTCAGCAGAGGTGGTCTTAGGCCACTGTCCCTCTGTAGATCCAAAGTGGCCTCTACCCACCCAGACATGCCTCTGTCCCCTCTTCTGCCACGAACACCAGTGGCTAAAGGGGTAATGGGATGTGGGTTTCCTTCTGGAAGGGGATGGCTGACCTGGATGGGATAGATGTGAGGCCACACCAGGCTGGCCATGAGGAGGGAGAGGGTCACTGGGGGAAGCAGGGGCAGCAGAAGGTCCTCGGACTTAGCTGGATAGCAGCTAAGTGGTGAGGGGGCTGCCCCAAGCCTGGCAGGGGTTCTGGCCCAGGGCAGTGAGCAGAAGGAGACCAGAAGCGGAACCCCCAGCATAGCAGATACCAAGCTCTAAGCAATGGGTACACTTGTCTTACACGCTGTGATGCAGCTGAGGCTGCTGGAGGGCCTAGCATGAGGCCCATGGGCTAGGGGCTGCAGGGGTGCAGAAGGCTGAGGCCAATGGGCCAGAGAGAGAAGGGCCCCATCTTGGGAATCCAGGGAAAATTTGAGGGGCCAAGGGGGACTTAGGGTATTTCTGCTGGCCCTTTCTAGGCTCAGCTGTGGTAGCAGGTGTCAGGGCCCCAGGAGATCACCGCAGGGGGCAGTTAGGGATTGAGGTGGCAACCAGCCTTCCACGTGCTGAATATAACAGCACAGAGCTTCCTCTTCCATTCTTAACAACGGTGCCTAAAAGCAGCACTGCTAGCCAGAAGGTGAAGGCTCAAACTTGACCTGGGGAGTGAATCCTTGGGGAGGGGAGATGCAGAGAGGGGTTTCTAGATGGCAGCAAACATCAACTGAGGTACTCAGACCTGGGCCTGGAGACTAAGGAGACACTGGAGATTTCCGAGCCAGGGGGAGCTGCTGGCAAAGCTCACGCTGCCTCTGCAGCCTGCAGagatttgtaaataaagctgagTGCCTTCTCATACCCGAGTGACCTGAGATGATCCCTCAGGATGCCCCATCCCTGG from Mesoplodon densirostris isolate mMesDen1 chromosome 10, mMesDen1 primary haplotype, whole genome shotgun sequence encodes the following:
- the TMIE gene encoding transmembrane inner ear expressed protein, which gives rise to MAGQRLGAGPLWALGGAALGVCLAGVAGQLVEPSTAPPKPKPPPLTKETVVFWDMRLWHVVGIFSLFVLSIIITLCCVFNCRVPRTRKEIEARYLQRKAAKMYTDKLETVPPLNELTEIPGDDKKKKKKKDSVDTVAIKVEEDEKNEAKKKKEEK